Genomic window (Rosa chinensis cultivar Old Blush chromosome 6, RchiOBHm-V2, whole genome shotgun sequence):
TTGGATCCGGCACCTGGTATGCTTCCCTAGTTCCCTGTGCTCTTAGGCTCCTTCTTCATTACCATTTTGTTGAATTTGTCTACTTAGCTTGCTATATATACATTGATTCAAAATTCAGCCTAGTAATTATACCTCATCTTGTGCCAAAATTTTACTTTTGGATCAACTCATGAGTTCATGAATGTCTTTGCTTTATCTATAGCTAGCTCTGTCTCTGTATATGTTTCATCTAAgattcattttttatttatttattttttttaaatttgtttcttttgaggTGGTTTCTCATCATCATCACTGATTTTTTGTCTTGTATTCAAAAATGGAACAATGACCAGGTCCTGATGACATGTTAGAAGATAAGGAACCTATAAAATGGTTTGAGGTGGTTTGTAAGGTGTGTGGTTATGTTGTGGGTGGCCTCCAGGAGGGTTCTAGCTTGCAGGATTGTCGTGCCACCCATGTACATGCATCATGCCACCGCGATTTTTTGCTTAAACTTCCTACAGGTATTAATCAATGTCATGAAGACACCATGAGTATGGCACCAAGACCATCATATCACTCAGAGGCGGAGCTCCTTCGGATCTACTTGGTGGATTCATACACTACTGGACATAGGAGGTCTGCGGCTCCTCCTAGTGAGGAGCCTGTAGTGGTATGGTATGCAGTGATTTGTAAGGTCTGTAAGAAGGATGTATATACCACCAAGGATTATCCTAGCTTGCAGGATAATCCTTGGTTGCAAAAACATGCTTTGATGCACAGTGAGTACTTGTCAATGGATGGCCCTACAGTACCAGATATAGATCTTGAA
Coding sequences:
- the LOC112174287 gene encoding uncharacterized protein LOC112174287; its protein translation is MGKNERDQTKMEEDKYDEDSVKANFSELPGYEDTSMVPRSSSDFSEHQLRQLFDLDPAPGPDDMLEDKEPIKWFEVVCKVCGYVVGGLQEGSSLQDCRATHVHASCHRDFLLKLPTGINQCHEDTMSMAPRPSYHSEAELLRIYLVDSYTTGHRRSAAPPSEEPVVVWYAVICKVCKKDVYTTKDYPSLQDNPWLQKHALMHSEYLSMDGPTVPDIDLEAYKNKLPKGYDGGFNLDKDDASLQEGFVKICWRCLSENCSRGPHRYVMMDCVDCNESRTHLSWNCPTENWESGQPTPCNRSD